In Proteus vulgaris, one DNA window encodes the following:
- a CDS encoding metallophosphoesterase, producing the protein MSEERNGIYLRINGDQYRHIWVVGDIHGCFNLLKRNMHRVDFDKEKDLLISVGDLIDRGDQNVECLDLINEKWFRAVRGNHEQMAIDALFNGEPSHNWLYNGGDWFFMQDYDSEVLSRACLAKAEQLPLIIEVNTDGKKTVIAHADYPSDEYEFGKPVDEQYVIWSRERIGDDNVREIKGADLFLFGHTPMIKGIEKRANQEYIDTGAAFGYGLTMRQIK; encoded by the coding sequence GTGAGTGAAGAACGCAACGGAATTTACCTCCGAATCAATGGGGATCAGTATCGGCATATTTGGGTGGTTGGCGATATTCATGGATGCTTCAATCTATTAAAAAGGAACATGCATCGAGTTGATTTTGATAAAGAAAAAGATTTATTAATCTCAGTTGGCGACCTAATTGACCGTGGGGACCAAAACGTTGAATGCCTAGACTTGATTAATGAGAAATGGTTTAGAGCTGTACGTGGCAATCATGAGCAAATGGCTATTGACGCTTTGTTTAATGGGGAGCCTTCACATAACTGGCTCTATAACGGCGGTGATTGGTTTTTCATGCAGGACTACGATAGTGAAGTTTTATCCCGAGCCTGTTTAGCTAAAGCTGAGCAACTACCGCTAATAATCGAAGTAAATACAGATGGAAAAAAGACAGTCATTGCACATGCTGATTACCCATCCGATGAATACGAGTTCGGCAAGCCAGTAGATGAGCAGTATGTCATTTGGAGTCGTGAGCGTATTGGTGACGATAACGTCCGTGAGATTAAAGGCGCTGACCTATTTCTATTTGGGCATACACCAATGATTAAAGGTATCGAAAAGCGCGCTAATCAGGAATACATCGATACTGGGGCAGCGTTTGGTTATGGGCTAACTATGAGGCAAATCAAATGA
- a CDS encoding YbcN family protein, producing the protein MEADFLFHESTKTAAWQHLKEVLATNKPHRIIIKPWKNKRSLSQNATFHMWCTEISKYLCKNNANYTPETVKEMLKHTFLGYEVVDMVDVTTQLTERVRTLRKTSKLDTGEMFHFMEQVERWAVGIGCFVTIPDNSQYMELKRKQNE; encoded by the coding sequence TTGGAAGCAGATTTCCTCTTCCACGAATCAACCAAAACCGCAGCATGGCAACACCTCAAAGAAGTTCTAGCAACAAACAAACCACACCGAATCATTATCAAGCCTTGGAAAAACAAGCGTTCACTATCTCAGAATGCCACTTTTCATATGTGGTGCACAGAGATAAGTAAATACCTATGTAAGAACAACGCCAATTACACGCCAGAAACCGTTAAGGAGATGCTTAAGCATACATTCCTCGGTTATGAGGTGGTCGATATGGTTGACGTTACTACACAGCTTACAGAGCGCGTAAGAACACTTCGGAAAACATCAAAACTTGATACGGGTGAAATGTTCCACTTCATGGAGCAGGTTGAGCGCTGGGCGGTAGGTATAGGTTGTTTCGTGACGATACCTGATAACTCTCAATATATGGAATTAAAAAGGAAACAAAATGAGTAA
- a CDS encoding type II toxin-antitoxin system MqsA family antitoxin yields the protein MKNKICPVCGEGHLHSESELVEFKYKNTKKMLATKYSVCDECDSEIASEDDAKFNKRSVTAFHKTVDGLLTGDELKKIRKILGITQQQASIIFGGGPNSFTKYENDDVIQSAAMDSLIRLSIDSVDSFDILCRKKGIKIESVVSLKPLNIKSNLLEKIPTTTDSSGWFVLYSSSESNQYNEKAEYH from the coding sequence ATGAAAAATAAGATTTGCCCAGTATGTGGTGAGGGGCACCTTCATTCAGAATCTGAACTTGTAGAGTTTAAGTATAAAAACACCAAGAAGATGCTGGCTACCAAGTACTCCGTATGTGATGAGTGTGATTCCGAGATCGCTAGTGAAGATGATGCAAAATTTAACAAAAGATCAGTAACTGCTTTTCATAAAACAGTTGATGGGCTATTAACTGGTGATGAATTAAAAAAAATCCGCAAAATTTTAGGTATTACACAGCAACAAGCATCTATTATATTTGGTGGAGGGCCTAACTCTTTTACAAAATACGAAAACGATGATGTTATTCAGTCAGCTGCAATGGATAGCCTAATTAGATTGTCTATTGATAGTGTAGACTCATTTGATATTTTATGTCGAAAAAAAGGCATTAAAATAGAGTCAGTGGTATCTCTAAAACCACTTAATATAAAATCCAACTTATTAGAGAAAATACCAACAACAACTGATTCTAGTGGCTGGTTCGTACTTTATTCATCTAGTGAAAGCAATCAATACAACGAAAAAGCTGAGTATCATTAA
- a CDS encoding helix-turn-helix transcriptional regulator gives MNNIAEQRKKLGISQAVLASSIGWGQSRIANYELSIRTPSLNDCRAIVEALQKLGANCSLDDVFPPKVA, from the coding sequence ATGAATAACATCGCAGAACAGCGAAAAAAACTGGGAATTTCTCAAGCTGTTTTAGCTTCATCAATAGGATGGGGTCAGTCACGAATTGCTAACTATGAGTTAAGCATTAGAACTCCTAGCTTAAATGACTGCCGAGCCATTGTTGAAGCATTACAAAAATTAGGGGCAAACTGTTCTTTAGATGACGTTTTCCCTCCAAAAGTAGCTTGA
- a CDS encoding LexA family protein encodes MKKVNEVIGERLKSIRESRGLSQAQLAKLCGYSAASRIGNYELGERKISADDAIVISEALGISPAELMFGSQSDQVIKNYEYPLFTKVQAGAFSTEFNSYTQKDAVSWIPTAKKASERAFWLEVEGQSMTAPPGGKPSFPEGMLILVDPEEEVEFGDFCVARLLNDEFTFKRLIRDGGIEYLEPLNPRYDLIPINGNCTIIGKVIKSQWPDDTF; translated from the coding sequence ATGAAAAAAGTAAATGAAGTTATTGGCGAAAGGTTAAAATCCATTCGTGAATCAAGAGGACTAAGTCAAGCTCAATTAGCTAAATTGTGTGGCTACTCTGCTGCGTCCAGAATAGGAAACTATGAGCTTGGAGAGCGTAAGATTAGCGCTGATGATGCAATTGTTATAAGTGAAGCCCTTGGTATATCGCCAGCTGAATTAATGTTTGGCAGTCAAAGTGACCAAGTGATCAAAAATTACGAATACCCTCTATTCACGAAGGTGCAAGCTGGAGCTTTCTCAACAGAATTTAACTCATACACTCAGAAAGATGCTGTGTCGTGGATTCCTACGGCTAAGAAAGCCAGTGAGCGCGCTTTCTGGTTAGAGGTTGAAGGTCAATCAATGACAGCACCACCAGGAGGTAAGCCAAGTTTTCCTGAAGGAATGCTTATTTTGGTTGATCCTGAGGAAGAAGTAGAGTTCGGAGATTTCTGTGTTGCTCGTTTGCTAAATGATGAATTCACATTCAAACGATTGATTAGAGACGGTGGGATTGAGTATCTAGAGCCATTAAACCCACGCTATGACCTGATCCCTATTAACGGGAACTGCACAATCATAGGTAAGGTAATCAAGTCACAATGGCCTGACGACACATTTTAG
- a CDS encoding terminase, with the protein MKPEHLALLRDKLWRLNHLYWITNKEGKPVRFKMTPEQLEYFEGMHTRNIILKARQLGFTTEVCIIQLDAALFEAAKCALIAHTLNDAKRLFREKIKYAYDKLPDEIKAANPASNDAAGELVFSKGGSLYISTSFRGGTLRYLHVSEFGKICAKYPDKAREIVTGAFEAVSSDCFTTIESTAEGRAGYFFDYCQSAEKAQIQNKTLSNLDWKFFFFSWWKNPEYSIDPVEQLPQRLVDYFDEISSKHGVQLNERQKAWYYAKEKTLGDDMKREYPSIPSEAFQQSIEGAYYAKQFRFLYENKRIGTLPDNSHLPVHTYWDIGVGDSTSIWFIREVGEEFHVIDHYSNSGEGLRHYMKVLKDKGYTYASHNGPHDIDNREFGSDAKSRRELAREGYEIDGENYSMRFDVVPKLSIDEGIEAVREILPLCVFDEHKCSEGIAHLEGYRKEWDDKRGCWKDKPLHDYTSHDADGFRYFAVSRRNTKRLTKKIEFNWN; encoded by the coding sequence ATGAAGCCAGAACATCTTGCATTATTAAGAGATAAGCTCTGGCGATTGAATCATCTCTACTGGATCACCAATAAAGAAGGTAAGCCGGTTCGATTTAAAATGACGCCTGAGCAACTTGAATACTTTGAAGGGATGCACACGCGAAACATTATCCTTAAAGCCCGTCAGCTTGGCTTCACTACTGAGGTCTGCATTATCCAGCTAGACGCAGCGTTATTTGAGGCGGCTAAATGTGCATTGATAGCCCACACGCTCAACGATGCTAAGCGACTGTTCAGGGAAAAGATAAAGTATGCCTATGACAAGCTACCCGATGAAATCAAAGCGGCTAACCCAGCGAGTAATGATGCGGCTGGTGAGTTGGTGTTTAGCAAAGGTGGATCACTTTATATCAGCACGTCATTTCGTGGCGGTACACTCCGTTATTTGCACGTTTCTGAGTTCGGTAAGATATGTGCTAAGTATCCAGATAAGGCTCGTGAAATTGTCACTGGTGCTTTTGAAGCGGTATCAAGTGATTGTTTCACGACGATTGAAAGCACAGCGGAAGGTCGAGCAGGTTATTTCTTCGATTACTGTCAATCCGCTGAGAAAGCACAAATTCAGAATAAGACTCTCTCTAACCTAGACTGGAAGTTCTTTTTCTTCTCATGGTGGAAGAATCCTGAATACTCCATTGACCCCGTTGAGCAATTACCACAGCGGTTAGTCGATTACTTCGATGAGATATCAAGTAAGCATGGTGTTCAATTAAACGAGCGCCAGAAAGCATGGTATTACGCCAAAGAGAAAACACTTGGCGACGATATGAAGCGGGAATATCCGTCAATACCGTCTGAAGCATTTCAGCAATCTATTGAAGGCGCTTACTACGCCAAGCAATTCCGCTTCCTGTACGAAAATAAACGCATTGGTACACTTCCTGATAACTCGCATTTACCGGTTCATACGTACTGGGATATCGGTGTGGGTGACTCAACATCAATTTGGTTTATTCGTGAGGTTGGTGAGGAATTCCATGTCATAGACCATTACTCAAATAGTGGTGAGGGTCTACGGCATTACATGAAAGTGTTAAAAGACAAAGGCTACACCTACGCAAGCCATAATGGACCGCATGATATTGATAACCGTGAGTTTGGTTCAGATGCGAAATCACGTAGAGAACTGGCTAGAGAGGGTTATGAAATTGACGGTGAAAACTATTCAATGCGATTTGACGTAGTGCCGAAACTTTCCATTGATGAGGGTATCGAGGCGGTTCGTGAAATTCTTCCACTCTGTGTTTTTGATGAGCACAAATGTAGCGAAGGTATTGCTCACCTTGAGGGCTACCGCAAAGAGTGGGATGACAAACGGGGCTGTTGGAAAGATAAACCACTTCACGATTACACGTCACATGATGCTGACGGATTTAGGTATTTTGCAGTGAGCAGAAGAAATACTAAACGGTTGACTAAGAAAATAGAATTTAACTGGAATTAA
- a CDS encoding CII family transcriptional regulator, which produces MELSNERKFREIESKIMKGILVTGAREVAKRTGIHESQISRWQSQQSKTQLSFIQRCARLLVAIGYETPDDTVILQGDEARALIQMLEHVKAPKRKTSTTANGEASQQMDLTI; this is translated from the coding sequence ATGGAACTATCAAACGAACGCAAATTTCGAGAAATCGAATCAAAAATCATGAAAGGGATACTTGTTACTGGCGCTAGAGAAGTAGCGAAAAGAACGGGTATTCACGAATCACAAATATCTCGCTGGCAATCTCAACAATCTAAAACGCAATTAAGCTTCATACAACGTTGTGCAAGGCTTTTAGTTGCTATTGGGTATGAGACACCAGATGACACAGTGATATTGCAAGGTGATGAGGCTAGAGCGTTAATTCAGATGCTTGAGCATGTCAAAGCACCAAAAAGAAAAACCTCAACCACGGCGAATGGTGAGGCTTCTCAACAAATGGACTTAACCATTTAA
- a CDS encoding antiterminator Q family protein, with product MSYIGEQELTDEQFSWLDGWLELWGAWVQSGRSGRMINMIYKFMKTVEPNAAPSRPMCNDDEGMLISQVVDSVIATDTQAYGILLSYYAHGSSKLSIASYYHRVAKPRKMQTKGGNRFKKPSLGTCRNDVDAKLKAAQWLLYEPLRNAMNNRKRVAKVKKITELCY from the coding sequence ATGAGTTATATCGGAGAGCAGGAATTAACAGATGAACAGTTTAGCTGGCTAGATGGTTGGTTGGAGCTTTGGGGGGCTTGGGTTCAATCGGGTCGGTCTGGACGCATGATAAACATGATTTATAAGTTTATGAAAACGGTCGAGCCGAATGCAGCGCCATCAAGACCTATGTGCAATGACGATGAAGGAATGTTGATTTCTCAGGTCGTAGATTCAGTCATCGCCACTGACACACAGGCTTATGGAATATTACTAAGTTATTACGCTCATGGTTCATCTAAGCTGTCGATTGCATCTTACTATCACCGAGTTGCAAAACCACGCAAAATGCAAACCAAGGGTGGCAATAGATTTAAAAAGCCATCACTTGGAACTTGCAGAAATGATGTTGATGCAAAACTCAAGGCTGCTCAGTGGTTATTGTACGAACCTCTTCGAAATGCAATGAATAATCGAAAACGTGTAGCTAAAGTTAAGAAAATAACTGAACTTTGCTATTGA
- a CDS encoding DUF1364 domain-containing protein, whose amino-acid sequence MANLRKEARGRECQIRIPGVCNGNSETVVLAHYRMSGICGTGIKPNDIFGAWACSACHDESDRRTHYVDAEYAKQCHLEGVIRTQDILIKEGKIKV is encoded by the coding sequence ATGGCGAACTTACGCAAAGAAGCTCGAGGTCGTGAATGCCAAATTAGAATACCTGGAGTGTGTAACGGCAATTCTGAAACTGTCGTCTTAGCTCATTATCGAATGTCTGGCATTTGTGGTACCGGAATAAAACCTAATGATATTTTTGGTGCTTGGGCATGTAGTGCTTGTCACGATGAATCAGATAGACGTACTCACTACGTCGATGCTGAATACGCAAAGCAATGTCATTTAGAAGGCGTTATTCGCACTCAGGATATTCTCATCAAGGAGGGTAAGATTAAGGTATGA
- a CDS encoding ATP-binding protein: MNLSDKIEQIERQLENLSKPPAEIPNTEVTIVELTCPKHGAYQARTRSSKTAISIPSRPTPCPHCLMEELEALKIEQRDYDMRFKKKLTEKLLDELHVPERFKSCTLDNYEAVNKDAQYNLNVCKAYVKKWEDRLKNGGGLVMCGKPGTGKNHLALAIAKSVVEDYQSSALFTTALRIARKFKSTWSKNSTETEFEVIRIYTKPDLLIIDEVGVQFGTEAEKLILFEIINTRYEKMKPTILISNQTREELGAFIGERVIDRMNDGGGCTLAFTWDSYRTRKQVA; this comes from the coding sequence ATGAACCTATCAGACAAAATCGAGCAAATTGAAAGGCAACTTGAAAACCTAAGCAAACCGCCAGCAGAAATACCGAACACCGAAGTAACGATTGTTGAATTAACCTGCCCTAAGCATGGCGCATATCAAGCCAGAACTCGCTCAAGTAAAACCGCGATATCAATTCCATCACGACCAACACCTTGCCCACACTGCCTCATGGAAGAGCTGGAAGCCTTGAAGATAGAGCAACGTGATTATGACATGCGATTCAAGAAGAAACTTACAGAGAAACTCCTTGATGAACTTCATGTTCCAGAGCGCTTTAAATCTTGCACACTGGATAACTACGAGGCTGTGAACAAGGATGCTCAATACAATCTCAATGTCTGCAAAGCCTACGTTAAAAAATGGGAAGATCGCCTAAAAAATGGCGGTGGTTTAGTGATGTGCGGAAAGCCTGGTACGGGTAAAAATCACCTGGCATTAGCAATAGCGAAAAGTGTTGTTGAGGATTATCAAAGTTCTGCGTTGTTCACGACAGCCTTGAGAATTGCAAGAAAATTTAAATCCACTTGGAGTAAGAATTCTACCGAAACAGAGTTCGAGGTTATTCGGATTTACACAAAACCAGATTTGTTAATCATTGATGAAGTTGGTGTGCAATTCGGCACTGAGGCAGAAAAGCTGATCCTGTTTGAAATCATCAACACTCGTTACGAGAAGATGAAGCCAACAATCCTAATTAGCAACCAAACCAGAGAGGAATTAGGCGCATTCATTGGCGAGCGAGTTATTGACAGAATGAATGACGGCGGTGGTTGTACGTTGGCTTTTACATGGGATAGCTATCGAACAAGAAAGCAAGTTGCTTAA
- a CDS encoding DUF4055 domain-containing protein, with amino-acid sequence MNTNVDYKHPAYNEFLPEWDMIGDCVDGERVVKSKKEKYLPHPADKKDMDDKDNERYKRYLSRASFFNATGRTLSGLLGIAFSKPVKISVSGGVEYLEADIDGQGQPLTQMIRDALSQNLQRGRAGLLSDFSGSGIQSEANKGRPYVRLFTAKEIINWRVTNGKTSLVVLKYQEPVDTDDFELQMQNIWIELRLINDVAHSRRWYEDGDVKVTDWVILSDASGKSLSELPWSWIGSMNNDHTPDAPPLADIAYLNIKHYQAEADISESAHTVGQPMVALTGLTDDWVKNYMSDGFTVGSRKGVLLPQGGDMKFAQPEDRNIQITLAERREKQMAMLGAKLVERGTSARTATQAQDEAQTDNSVLSLSAGNVEQAFNRALNFCIQFAGGGEASIQLNKVYDIAKLDSPTITALLAALQSGSMRLIDFVKYLQSINIIPQDEKAEDVVDELEVTRGANMLGV; translated from the coding sequence ATGAATACAAACGTTGATTATAAGCATCCAGCTTACAATGAGTTTTTGCCTGAATGGGACATGATCGGCGATTGTGTTGATGGCGAGCGAGTTGTTAAAAGCAAAAAAGAGAAATACCTCCCTCATCCAGCAGATAAAAAAGACATGGATGATAAAGATAACGAACGTTATAAGCGTTATTTATCTAGAGCATCTTTCTTTAATGCTACTGGAAGGACACTTAGCGGTTTACTTGGTATTGCGTTTAGTAAGCCAGTAAAGATTAGTGTTAGCGGTGGTGTCGAGTATTTAGAAGCTGACATAGACGGTCAAGGCCAGCCACTAACCCAAATGATAAGGGATGCTTTATCGCAAAACTTACAACGTGGCCGAGCTGGTCTATTAAGTGATTTTAGCGGTTCAGGTATTCAGTCAGAAGCTAATAAGGGACGCCCTTATGTTCGATTGTTCACAGCAAAAGAAATCATCAACTGGCGCGTAACGAATGGGAAAACATCCCTCGTTGTCCTCAAATATCAAGAGCCAGTAGATACAGATGATTTTGAACTGCAAATGCAGAATATCTGGATTGAATTAAGGCTTATTAACGATGTGGCTCATTCTCGCCGTTGGTATGAAGATGGAGACGTAAAGGTTACAGATTGGGTTATATTGAGTGATGCGAGCGGGAAATCGTTGAGCGAATTGCCATGGTCATGGATTGGCTCAATGAATAATGATCACACCCCCGATGCCCCTCCTCTTGCAGATATTGCTTACTTAAATATCAAACATTATCAAGCTGAGGCTGATATCTCAGAGTCTGCACACACTGTCGGTCAGCCGATGGTTGCATTAACGGGGCTTACAGACGATTGGGTTAAAAACTATATGTCTGATGGATTTACTGTTGGCTCCCGTAAAGGGGTATTGCTACCACAAGGTGGTGACATGAAGTTTGCACAGCCCGAAGATAGAAATATTCAAATCACCTTGGCTGAACGTAGAGAGAAGCAAATGGCAATGCTAGGCGCTAAGTTAGTCGAACGTGGGACGTCGGCAAGAACGGCTACTCAGGCGCAGGATGAGGCGCAAACTGATAACTCAGTCCTTTCATTGAGTGCAGGTAATGTTGAGCAAGCATTTAACCGAGCACTTAATTTTTGCATTCAGTTTGCGGGCGGCGGCGAGGCGTCAATACAACTGAATAAAGTTTATGATATCGCTAAGCTAGATTCACCAACGATTACAGCGTTATTGGCCGCACTACAATCAGGCTCTATGAGATTGATTGATTTTGTTAAGTATCTGCAAAGTATCAACATCATTCCTCAAGATGAAAAAGCAGAGGATGTTGTTGATGAACTGGAGGTAACTAGAGGGGCAAATATGTTGGGAGTGTAA
- a CDS encoding GIY-YIG nuclease family protein — MDEEFLIMEPAPQLYYPYLANEEIITKGKLPSDYSVGGWIYVMSNKSMPNIYKIGMTTTTPERRAKELYSSSGVPTPFKVELAYYSRSPREDESRVHRILSEFRVNEAREFFETSLEKIKWACNELDLECRERDLSEIAVMTNVICTDKAEELNIEDIFEQEGIYYFGDKNAIAETMIRMAVRLMLKATGFSFYINDGEISLIERADEQYFRSAENRPQREIPDFIKELINGQSKKY, encoded by the coding sequence ATGGATGAAGAGTTTTTAATAATGGAACCAGCCCCTCAGCTCTATTACCCGTATCTAGCAAACGAAGAGATTATAACTAAAGGGAAGTTACCAAGTGACTATTCTGTCGGTGGTTGGATCTATGTAATGAGCAATAAAAGCATGCCAAATATATACAAAATAGGTATGACGACAACCACGCCAGAAAGGAGAGCAAAGGAATTATATTCATCATCAGGCGTGCCGACACCATTTAAGGTTGAGTTGGCGTATTACTCACGCTCACCAAGAGAAGATGAAAGTAGAGTTCATCGAATTTTATCTGAATTTCGAGTGAACGAAGCTAGAGAGTTTTTTGAAACATCACTAGAAAAAATCAAATGGGCATGCAATGAACTAGACCTTGAGTGTCGAGAGCGTGACTTATCTGAAATAGCAGTTATGACAAATGTTATATGCACTGATAAAGCTGAGGAGTTGAATATTGAAGATATTTTTGAGCAGGAAGGAATTTACTACTTTGGCGATAAAAATGCGATAGCAGAAACAATGATAAGAATGGCGGTGCGTCTCATGTTAAAGGCAACTGGATTTTCATTTTATATAAATGATGGAGAAATCAGCCTGATAGAGAGAGCTGATGAACAATATTTCAGAAGCGCTGAGAACAGGCCTCAGCGTGAGATACCAGATTTTATTAAGGAGCTAATAAATGGCCAGAGCAAGAAATATTAA
- the lysC gene encoding Rz1-like lysis system protein LysC: MTLLSGCTTIQKEYVPVEHIAIPAHITADCLLPYIPEQMTWGESLMLNISLLSVIEQCNSDKKAIREIEQQRQVMK; encoded by the coding sequence ATGACGCTCTTATCAGGATGCACGACTATTCAGAAAGAATACGTGCCAGTGGAACACATAGCGATACCAGCACACATAACCGCTGATTGTCTATTGCCATACATACCCGAACAAATGACATGGGGAGAATCGTTAATGTTAAACATCTCCCTGTTATCGGTTATTGAGCAATGTAACTCAGACAAGAAGGCAATACGGGAAATTGAACAACAACGACAGGTGATGAAATGA
- a CDS encoding DUF2560 family protein: protein MTTELTAKEKIRLGLLKLTSNNTTATARAIKLIKDDQLEHELFCQLWSAQMDNGDTVTKVDSVYQRVQETKKTLFNDEAAE from the coding sequence ATGACTACTGAACTAACAGCAAAAGAGAAAATCCGCTTAGGCTTACTTAAGCTAACCAGTAACAACACCACAGCAACAGCACGAGCTATTAAGCTAATTAAAGACGACCAATTGGAGCATGAATTATTCTGCCAACTTTGGTCAGCTCAAATGGACAATGGGGATACGGTAACGAAAGTTGATTCCGTCTATCAGCGAGTGCAGGAAACAAAGAAAACGTTATTCAACGATGAAGCAGCGGAATAA
- a CDS encoding RusA family crossover junction endodeoxyribonuclease, with the protein MNEYHLKLPWPPSNNTYWRHCRGRHYISSKGTNYRKQVTDYIKQHNLDVKTTSRIKIVIIANPPDKRQRDLDNLPKAVFDSLTHAEFWVDDSQIDDMRIRRGEKVTHGSLDITIWEIDDVH; encoded by the coding sequence ATGAACGAGTATCACTTAAAATTACCGTGGCCACCGAGCAATAATACGTACTGGAGGCATTGTAGAGGACGCCATTATATCTCATCCAAAGGCACTAACTATCGAAAGCAAGTAACAGATTACATCAAGCAACATAACCTAGACGTCAAAACCACTTCCCGCATCAAAATAGTCATCATAGCAAATCCCCCAGATAAACGACAAAGAGACCTTGATAACTTGCCTAAAGCAGTTTTCGATTCGTTAACTCATGCCGAATTTTGGGTGGATGATAGCCAGATTGATGATATGCGGATCCGTCGAGGTGAAAAGGTTACTCATGGCTCATTAGATATCACGATATGGGAGATAGATGATGTTCACTGA
- a CDS encoding M15 family metallopeptidase, producing the protein MTLGEKQRKFTRMIADLIIFAYDNGYELTFSEAYRTPEQAQLNAKSGAGIKNSVHTQRLAVDFNLFKDGKYLTASSDHKLLGEHWESIGGTWGGRFNDGNHYSLEHNGVK; encoded by the coding sequence ATGACACTCGGTGAGAAACAACGCAAGTTCACTCGTATGATTGCGGACTTAATTATCTTTGCTTATGACAACGGATATGAGCTGACATTCTCGGAAGCATACCGAACGCCAGAGCAGGCACAGTTAAATGCCAAATCAGGTGCGGGTATTAAAAACAGCGTACACACACAACGCCTAGCTGTGGATTTCAACCTATTTAAAGATGGCAAATATCTAACTGCATCAAGTGACCATAAATTGCTTGGTGAACATTGGGAATCTATCGGCGGTACATGGGGTGGTCGATTCAATGACGGTAATCACTACTCGTTAGAGCACAATGGCGTTAAGTGA
- a CDS encoding phage holin, lambda family produces the protein MRMPEKNTEFWVQIWGWITINAPLIAGVLLAGMTAFTREKREGSGWKASLAEAAICAFISIGIITALEYAKLPISLAQFFGVFIGFLGTKKIGAIVEAVMSFFKNKFGVNK, from the coding sequence ATGCGCATGCCTGAAAAAAATACAGAATTCTGGGTGCAAATCTGGGGCTGGATAACAATAAATGCGCCACTTATCGCTGGCGTTTTGTTAGCCGGAATGACTGCTTTTACCAGGGAGAAAAGAGAAGGTTCGGGATGGAAGGCATCTCTAGCTGAGGCGGCTATATGTGCCTTTATCAGTATTGGCATTATTACTGCTTTGGAGTATGCCAAATTACCTATCAGTTTAGCCCAGTTTTTTGGTGTGTTTATTGGCTTCTTAGGTACTAAGAAAATCGGCGCAATCGTGGAAGCGGTAATGTCGTTCTTCAAAAACAAATTCGGAGTTAACAAATGA